In the Malania oleifera isolate guangnan ecotype guangnan chromosome 1, ASM2987363v1, whole genome shotgun sequence genome, one interval contains:
- the LOC131149571 gene encoding MLP-like protein 34: protein MGDLRGELEVEVELKSPANKFYDVFKGKVHQLPNCTQRIQDVKLHEGEWHSHGAIKHWTYVLPDGKVESRKEKFYIDDENETLRLEFFEGDPLKDLKVYNGILKVSPKGDNGGVAHWTLEYERRSPSIPPPHHYLDFAIHLTKELDATLAST from the exons ATGGGGGATCTGAGGGGTGAGTTGGAGGTGGAAGTAGAGCTCAAGTCTCCGGCTAACAAGTTTTATGACGTGTTCAAGGGTAAGGTGCATCAACTGCCCAATTGCACCCAGAGGATTCAGGATGTCAAGCTCCATGAAGGCGAGTGGCACTCTCATGGCGCCATCAAGCATTGGACCTATGTCCTCCCCG ACGGGAAAGTGGAGAGTAGAAAAGAAAAGTTCTATATAGACGATGAGAATGAGACGCTGAGGCTTGAGTTCTTCGAAGGAGACCCATTGAAGGACCTCAAAGTGTACAATGGAATACTGAAGGTGAGTCCCAAGGGTGACAATGGTGGAGTGGCACACTGGACCCTAGAGTACGAGCGACGCAGCCCATCTATCCCTCCCCCTCACCACTACCTCGACTTCGCCATCCATCTCACCAAAGAACTCGATGCTACTCTCGCCAGCACTTAA